A genome region from Candidatus Tanganyikabacteria bacterium includes the following:
- the holA gene encoding DNA polymerase III subunit delta, translated as MIHVVCGEDAYSVHAAERRLVDSLVEPEWRSVNLTVYDGAAAGVADVVNAARTPSFFGNRLVVVRDCPWFTPAARKKGKDDEAAAEARPEADAGSTRPLVDLINEGLPGGCHLLLIVPKALNKTLSTTKALLAAAAKGAAEVKEFPGPNPFKPEPTIRWLVDHARETEHGIDAAAAELLVGRLGQDKYLLAAEVAKLASYAGDRPVRAADVALLSPPGESGVFDLLDAILARRLPEAITHLRRLTASDHPLKIVATMGTFLRTYLQMKLLKERGAGEDAIATAVKWHPFRVSKALAALRPWTSSQLGAALAGLAEAEQALKGSGLPDALVMERLLAKVASL; from the coding sequence GTGATCCACGTCGTCTGCGGCGAGGACGCCTACTCGGTCCACGCCGCCGAGCGGCGCCTGGTGGATTCCCTCGTCGAACCAGAGTGGCGATCGGTCAACCTGACGGTGTACGACGGCGCGGCCGCGGGCGTGGCCGACGTGGTCAACGCGGCGCGGACGCCTTCCTTCTTCGGCAACCGCCTGGTGGTGGTGCGCGACTGCCCGTGGTTCACGCCGGCCGCTCGCAAGAAGGGCAAGGACGACGAAGCCGCTGCCGAGGCCAGGCCCGAAGCCGACGCGGGTTCGACCAGGCCGCTCGTCGACCTGATCAATGAGGGCCTGCCGGGCGGCTGCCACTTGCTGTTGATCGTGCCCAAAGCCCTCAACAAGACGCTCTCGACCACCAAGGCCTTGCTGGCGGCAGCCGCCAAGGGGGCCGCCGAGGTCAAGGAGTTCCCCGGCCCCAATCCCTTCAAGCCCGAGCCCACCATCCGCTGGCTCGTGGACCATGCCCGGGAGACGGAGCACGGCATCGATGCCGCCGCGGCCGAACTGCTGGTGGGGCGCCTCGGGCAGGACAAGTACCTGCTGGCCGCCGAGGTCGCCAAGCTCGCGAGCTACGCCGGCGACCGCCCGGTGCGAGCCGCCGACGTCGCCCTGCTTTCGCCGCCCGGCGAGTCAGGGGTGTTCGACCTCCTCGACGCCATCCTGGCCCGGCGGCTCCCCGAGGCGATCACGCACCTGCGCCGCCTCACCGCCAGCGACCACCCGCTCAAGATCGTCGCCACCATGGGCACGTTCCTGCGCACTTACCTCCAGATGAAACTGCTCAAGGAGCGTGGCGCCGGCGAGGATGCCATCGCCACGGCCGTGAAGTGGCACCCGTTCCGGGTGAGCAAGGCCCTCGCGGCGCTGCGGCCGTGGACCAGCAGCCAGCTCGGTGCCGCGCTCGCCGGCCTGGCCGAGGCGGAGCAGGCCCTAAAGGGCAGCGGGTTGCCGGACGCCCTCGTGATGGAACGTCTGCTCGCCAAGGTTGCCAGCCTCTGA